Part of the Schaalia odontolytica genome is shown below.
GTAGCCGATCGCGTCCGGCTGCGCCGTCTGTTCCGGGCCGGTGATGTGCGGAGGCGGGGTCGCCGTCGGGCCGGGGAGCTGGAGGGCGCTGGTGCCGAGCGAGAAGGTGAGGGAGGTGGCGAGGACCGCGAGGAAAGTGACGCCGACCACGAAGGCGCGTGTCGCTCGAGAAGGTTTGGGTGTCGGGAGGGAGTTCCTGTACCGGGGGGCGTTGGTGCTCACGGGCTATACCTTTTCTGTCGTTGGTCGGGCAGGAGTTTACGAGGCCTTCGGGGTGAACGCCACGATGCCGTCGATCGTCACGCCGATGGCCAGGTCGTCGAACACCCACGAGAGTTCTTCGGCGTCGCGAAACTCCTCCGATCCGTGCCCCTGACCGCTCGCCGTGTCGAAGAAGAACCTGTTGCCCCTGTTGGCGTGATCGACGGACTCGACGTACACGACCGACGTGTCGGTGCTGGCGCGGACCTCGGAGGGCCAGAACGTGCTGACGTCGTAATGCTGGTCATTGTTCCCGGCGTCAAGAGTAAAGGGCGGGCGTCCGTCGCTCGGCGTCACCGTGAGGCTAAAGGGGAAGCCGGCCACCGCCTTTGTCGGGGCGGTGACCGTCGCGTTCGACCATGCAGGGTGGGCGCCGCTCAGGAAGTCTCCGAGTTCGGCCGTCGTAGGCAAGCGTCCGTCGCGTGTTGGTATTCTCTTCATCTGCTTGTAGGACTGGGTGCCCGTGATGAAGCCGTCGGCGTCGTAGGTGACGAAGAGGTCATCGTTGAGGGCCAGGATCCCATCGCTGGTGATAACAAACGACATAACGTTGTTCTGTCTGTCCCTGAAGGGGCTCACAGATCCTACGTCCGTGACCTGCCCGGTTCGCGGATCGAGGAGCTGTGCCGCATGCGTCTGCGAATCGACCGGCAGGACGACCGACTCGTGCTCTCCGGTACCGATGATGGGTGTATCGGGGTAGGTGAGCTTGGTTAACGTGGACATGCCCCGTTGGCTGGCAGTGGTTGTTTCCCACTGGCGCACCCACGACGAGGCCTCCTGCGTCCAGCCCGAGCACGCTCGTTTGTTATCGCAGGCCACGACGACGCCGTCAACGGCCGCGAGCGCCTCCGATCCCTCCCAGGGAGCCGAGGACTGCGCCCCCGACGCCTTGTTGACGACGATGCTGCCGACGATGAACTGGTCTTCGTAGGACACGAAGCTGGGCCGCCCGAGCGAGTTGGGAAGGGTGCCCGTCGTGCGCCACAGCTCGCGCGGCTGCTCGGAGGAGATGTCGAAGGCCGCGGCAGTGACCTGGTGGGTGGAGCGATCGGGGTCTTCGAAGAGGGCATACAGTGTGGTGCCCTCCACGGTCGTGAGTGCCCGCGGCCCGTACTTCGTGGACGGGAAAGGGATCCTCCACGCCGTTTCGACGCCCGAGGCCCAGGCGGGGGAGATCGCTCCCGTGCTCGTCGCGGACCCCGAGTACCCGATGGTGGGCATCGTGGTGTATGAACGCTGATCGTCCGGCTGTGAGGGTGAGGGCACGAGTCGGTGAAAGAAGCCGATGGCGGCGACGACGGCGACGACGGACAGGAGCCCCATGAGAAGGACCGGCTTCACGCGACTCGTCGGGCGAGGCGGGGGCGTACCGATCAAAGTGGCGGCGCGCGCCGCGCTCAGTGAGTGCGTGCCTTCCTCGCGCGCGGGAACGTCGGTGCCCGTGTGATCGTCATTGGTCATGAGTAGTTTCTATCACATGACAGTGCCGGTGTTAGCCGGATGGTGACCTCGGGAGGACGCCGAGGCGCGAGCGTCTCAGGACCACCGGGGAGTGAAGGCTGTGATGGTCATGTAATTGACCACGAGGACGAGGTCGTCGTACACGCGGAAGGATATCTCGTCAGTCCCATCGGAGCCATTCGTGGGAGTGAAGCTGCCGGAAGTGTGGAAGAGACCGACGCTGTGCATGTCGATGAGCTCGTCTCTGTCACCGCCGTAGTGGCTCCAGGTGTGGATGACCGAGTGGTCCTTGCTGATCGCCGCGTTCTGAGCACTCATGTGACATTCTCCAGTGGTCCGGTCTGGGGAGAATGTGTCGGAGGTAGTCGTTTCGCGGGTGGGGTGGGTGGAGCCGGTCGGTGTGAAGGAGAGGGTGTCGCAGACCGTTGCCCCGTTGTCGGTTGTCGTGGCCCGGGCGCGCAGCAGTCCTTCGGCCCATGGGGCCTCGCCGGTTGTGAGGAAGTCGCGCAGCTGCGCGTTCGTGGGCGTCTGTCCCCCGATGGGGAGCGCTGCCTTGTGGAACCCGGCGCCCGCGGAGGCGGAGATGGCGAAGGACTCCAGGGGGCGCCCGTCGGGGGCGAACACGGTTGCCTGGTCGGTCTTGGAGTCCGCCACGACCCAGCCGTCGGCGGTGGAGTGCAACTCGAAGCGGTGATTGTGGTTAACGTCGTGCAGGGCACGGACCTCTCCGGTCTGCGTGTTGATGATGTGTCCCTCCTGCGCGACCGGGTCGAAGAACCCCCCTTGCGGGGCGTTCTCGGCCGCGGGGCCCCATCTGAGGATGTGGAGGTCGTTGAGGGGCACCCATGTTCCCTCCCCGCATTCGGGGCAGTCCTGGTAGTCCTCCAGGGGGGTGGGGGTGGAGTCGCGTTCCCAACGCATCGTCCATTCGCCGTCCTCTTTTTCCCAGCCGGAGCAGATCCTGCGGCTGCAGGCGATGACGAGCCCGTCGCGGGAGGTGATCACGATCGTCGTGGCCAGTTCCGGCTTGTCCTGCCCGTCCTGGTTCCGCCCGGCCCACGGAGCGGGCGAGGCGGCTCCGGTGGTGGGATCCAGCCGGTGCTCCCCCACGAAGAGGTCCTCTCCGACCATGACCAGGTGAGGCTCTATGTTGCGTGGGGCGGCCTTGGAGACGACCGAGTCCCACTGGACGGTGGGCTCGGTGCCGGACACGTCGAGGCTGACGACCTTGAAGCGGTCGCTCTCTCTGAGTGGCAGGGCGAGGATCACCTGGTCGCCGTTCTTCATGGCTGCATACTCGCCAGCACCCATTGCGTAATGGTCCAGTTTCCATGCGATGTCGGTTCCGTTGGCCCACTTGGGGGAGGGGCGGCCGGTGTCGGTGTGGGTCCCGGTGTAGCCCTGGGATCGCAGTTTAGGCTTGTGGGGGGAGTGGAAGGGGCCCCAGACGTAGACGGCGGAGAGGACGAGTGCGAGCAAGACCCCGGCCGTGGTCAGGCACCGGCGGCGGATGCGCTGGCGTCGCTCGCGCAGGATTTCGGAGGGCTTCTTACTGACGATCGGCGAGACCTCCCTGCTGCCGAAGCGGGAGGTAGCTCCCTGCGCGTCGTCGCAGTCGGGGTCGTGGTCGGGGTGCTTATCAACGAGGGACATGGCGTTCTTTTCTCCGACGGCGAGTCATCGGACGACCTCTGATGACTCGCCGGACAGGGGCGGGGTGCTCGGTGCACCATAAGGCGAGACGAGCGCGGCCCCCGGGTGCTTGCTTCCCCTCCATTATGTCAAAGAAAACTGAACGACCGACAGGCTTTTCAAGTATTCGTCGCGACATTCCGTCGGTGCATGGCTCCCCAGTAAAAGCCGGAGCATCGGCGTCCCCGCGGCTGGGTTACCCCCCTGCCCGCACCATGAGGACACTCGCGAGCGCCGCCACGCCCTCGCCCCTGCCCGTGAAACCCAGGCGATCCGAGGTCGTGGCCGACACGGTCACCGTGCCGCCGACGATCTCGCTCATGACCCGGCACGCCTCGGGCAGGCGCGCCGCCATACGCGGGCGGTTACCCACAACCTGTACGGTCGCGTTGCCGAGCACCCAGCCGGCCTCCGTCGTCATGCGCCGCACCTCCTCCAGGAGAGCACGCCCCGACGCGCCCGACCACTGGGGACGATCCACCCCGAACACGCTCCCCAACTCACCCAGGCCCGTGGCCAGCAGCATCGCGTCGCACAGCGCGTGAGCGGCCACGTCGGCGTCCGAGTGCCCCGCAAGGCCCCGCTCGCCGGGCCACTCCAGGCAGGCAACCATGAGGGGACGGGGCGAGTCGGGCGCCGCAAAGGCATGCACGTCGACCGCCTGGCCGACGCGAAAAGGCAGATCAGTCATGGCACCAGGGTAGCGTCACGCGGAAGCCGGAGTAAAGGCCGTGACCTGGCCCTTCGAGATCGCGATCACGAGGTCATCGAACGCCCACGTCAGCTGATCCGCGTTGGTCAACGCCGTGTTCTCGTGGACGACGTCCCCGTCCGTGTCGAGGAAGTAGACATGGTCGGACTGCACATGCCCGCCATTCACGATGTACACGGTGGCGCCGTCGGTGCTCATACGCACCTCCGTCACATCCGGGGTACACCGCTCGCCGGAACCGATCGCCAGGCCCTTGGCGTCGTGCACGATACGCGAGCTCCCGCCCGATGTTGTGGAGACCGTGACGTCCTCGCACTTTCGGCCCGACACCTCGACCGTGCCCGTCGCCCACGGGGTCCTCCCGGTCTTCAGGTAGGTCTGGAGCTCTTCAAGGGTCGGGGCCTGTCCCCCGCGCACGATCTCATTCAGGTAGCGCGCCACCTGGAAGGAATCGACGAGAGTGCCGGAGGTATCGAAGAACTGCGCTTGGTCCCTGTCGATGACGACGGCGACACCGTCGCTGGCGACGAAGACATCGCGTCGGTAGCTGGTTGGGTCCAAACGAACCTTCTCCCCGAGCGTCGTCACCGTGCCTGTGCGCACGTTGATCAGCTGCAGGGTTCGCCTGTCCGCCACGGGTGCCAGGACCGACATGTCGTCGCCGCTGCCAGCAACTGGGGCGTCCCGCATCTCCCAGATGCCGTGGCGCTCCTCCTGCAGCGACGTGATCGACTTCCACTGCTGCTTCCACTCGGAAGACTCCCACGTCCAGCCGGTGCAGGTTTCGGCACCCGAGCACGTCACGAGGACGTCTCCGGCCACCGTCAGGGGAGCGTCATCCACCCAGGGGGCTTCCTGAACCTCGCCCGTCGCCTTGTCCACCGTGGAGTTACCAACGATGAGCCTGTCGCCGATGGACGCCATGCGCAGATTCAAACGGTAGGAATCGCGGACCACGTTCGGGTTGCTGGAATCCCAGATGACCTGCGGCTGCGAGCCCGAAATATCCACGGCGGCGACGTCAAGCCCCTCGCGGATGGAATTGGTTGCGGCCACGTACAGGGTCGTGCCGTCGACCAGCGTCGTCACCTCATCGTGCTCCCCGCGGACCGGCGAGATACTGTCGAGGGTCCACGCCGTAGCGATGCCCGCCGCCCAGTCGCGGGAGATGTTCCCGGTGCTCGTGGCAGAACCGGAGTATCCCTGGGAGCTTGCCGCCATCTCGCGCGGCTGGGAACCCCACGGCACGAAGAAATAGCCGAGGACCACGAGGACGACGACCAGGAACGCAAGGATTGACAGAACGATGAACCACGCGCGCTTCGAAGAAACGTTTGAGGCGGCCCCCGGATCGTTCGGGCGCTGAATGGGGTTCGGGACCGACGACGGCGAGGCAAACGTGTTCGTCGACGAGGCGACACCGTTCGCTACCGGGGCACCCGCCGGCGGCTGGGAAATCGGGGCGCTCGAGGAATTGAAAGAGGAGGGCTGCGTCCACGGGAAATCGTTCGTACTCACCGGTCGTTTCTACCACAGTCGAGGGGCAACCTCCCCCGGCGTTCACGTGGCCCACCCCTCGTTCGTACATGTGACGAGGTCCGGGCTCCCTCGCCCCGCACGCCTCCGCCCGATAGGATCGACGCGTGCGCTATATTTCCACCCGACGCGGCCCCGACGCCTGCCCCCGATCCTTCAGCGACATCCTCTTGGAGGGCCTCGCCCCCGACGGCGGGCTCTACCTGCCCGAGGAGTACCCGGCCCTCGATGGATCCGACCTCGACACGCTGCGTGGCGTCCTGGCGGAGGAAGGGTACGCGGCCATGGCGGCCCGCATCCTGGCGCTCTTCGTCGACGACATTCCCGCCGAGGACCTGAACGCCATTGCGGCACGCGCCTACCGTACCCCCGCCTTCAGTGACCCCCGGATCGTGCCCGTCAGCGCCCTGGAGGGTACCGGCCTGCACCTGGCTCACCTCTCGGGCGGCCCCACGGCCGCGTTCAAGGACATGGCCATGCAGCTCCTGGGTGAGCTCTTCGAATACGAGCTCACCCGACGCGGCGACTGGCTCACGATCGTGGGGGCGACCTCGGGCGACACCGGCTCCTCCGCCGAGTACGCCCTGCGTGGCCGCCCCGGCCTCTCCGTCGTCATGCTCACCCCCGCCGGGCGCATGACCGCCTTCCAACGCGCCCAGATGTTCTCCCTTGCCGACTCCAACATCGTCAACGTCGCCGTCGACGGGGTCTTCGACGACTGTCAGGACCTGGTCAAGGCCGTCAACATGGACGCCGAGTTCAAGGCGGCCTGGCACGTGGGAGCCGTCAACTCCATCAACTGGGCGCGCCTGCTCGCCCAGGTCTGCTACTACGTGGCGACGTGGCTGCGCGTCACCGAGCAGGACGCCTCCGCGAAGGTCAGCGTCGTTGTCCCCTCGGGCAACTTCGGCAACGTCTGCGCCGCCCACATCGCCCGTCAGATGGGAGTTCCGCTGGGTAGCCTCGTCGTCGCCACCAACGAGAACGACGTGCTGGACGAGTTCTTCCGCACCGGCGTC
Proteins encoded:
- the ispF gene encoding 2-C-methyl-D-erythritol 2,4-cyclodiphosphate synthase produces the protein MTDLPFRVGQAVDVHAFAAPDSPRPLMVACLEWPGERGLAGHSDADVAAHALCDAMLLATGLGELGSVFGVDRPQWSGASGRALLEEVRRMTTEAGWVLGNATVQVVGNRPRMAARLPEACRVMSEIVGGTVTVSATTSDRLGFTGRGEGVAALASVLMVRAGG
- the thrC gene encoding threonine synthase, encoding MRYISTRRGPDACPRSFSDILLEGLAPDGGLYLPEEYPALDGSDLDTLRGVLAEEGYAAMAARILALFVDDIPAEDLNAIAARAYRTPAFSDPRIVPVSALEGTGLHLAHLSGGPTAAFKDMAMQLLGELFEYELTRRGDWLTIVGATSGDTGSSAEYALRGRPGLSVVMLTPAGRMTAFQRAQMFSLADSNIVNVAVDGVFDDCQDLVKAVNMDAEFKAAWHVGAVNSINWARLLAQVCYYVATWLRVTEQDASAKVSVVVPSGNFGNVCAAHIARQMGVPLGSLVVATNENDVLDEFFRTGVYRPRSAADTLATSSPSMDISKASNFERFIFDLLGRDGDATRALFGEALARDGFFDLSATPEFASLRDTYGFMSGTSTHADRLEEIARTEKESGYLLDPHTADGVHVARAVRAEIEGPLVVMETALPVKFADTILEATGHLPPVPSRFEGIEGQEERVTPLANSAQALKELIAQRVRPAGRA